A segment of the Bombus huntii isolate Logan2020A chromosome 14, iyBomHunt1.1, whole genome shotgun sequence genome:
GAAATTCAGTTTCAATAACGAATATAGATCTATCTTGGCTAGGTTGTGTACTTTTAGCATGTGATACACGTGGAAATTTGTATGCATATAAATTACTACCTGATGGAGGTTATTCagtttacaataaatttatataagaaaCAGTGTccttaaaaaatatagtatacCGTATTACTGATTCCTTTTACAGGACCATCATTGACATTAAGTTATGCCTGTACGTTATTAGAATATTGTTTAGTAACAGGATTAGATTGGTTGGATATATTGTTGTGTTTGAGGTCTTCGATGATCGAGCCATTGTGTGAAAGATTGGATGTTTCTTTTAATAGACAATTACAGCCAATACAACAGTATCATTATATCCAATTTCTTTGCATCAAAATATCATTGTACAGGTATcgtattacttttatatttaaaaattgttcttaTGAAAGTCTGTGGATCTGCTTCGTGTAGTTTTCGTGTAGTTTTCGCGCAGGATCACCGctaaaaatgtattttcagGATGCTAGTATCAGGACAAAGTAAGGCGGCAGATTTGTCGTCGTTGCTTATGATACATTCAGTAGCAACAGCATTTAAGTCGTTATTACGTCCATCAGATTTAATTTCTCATGATAAGGGACCAGCAGAGAGTTTAGCAGCAGTAATTAATGATGCTATTACTGATGTAGATAAGGTAAAAATGAAACATATTTTTCCTAAATTTATATCCTAGTGGATAATTAATACGTAATTGCATGTAATAATTGTAGTAGATAATTAATATGTTATTGCTAGGTACTTTTACACCTCGATCCCAAAGAATTTACTGTAGAACCAAGTACACTTCAGTCGTTGCAGCAATTAATTCAATGGGTCGCGGATCTAGCTCTGAATCTTTTAGCTCGTCTTCCGGAGCAGCGATTGCAAATGAAATCTGGCGGTGtgagtattataaataaatttcgaaaaatataattattcctTTGTCTAAACTAGCATAATCGTactcattttttctttttcgtaatatcgACGCAGTATGAACTTCTGAAGGACCACAAGGCCTTAAATACATTGAGAGAACTGCTCGTAATTATACGTATATGGGGTTTATTACGTCCTTCGTGTCTTCCAGTATTTCTTCGTAGTGCCGATAATCTTGATGTGTTGGCCTTGTTATTCCGCTTATTATCAAAATTGGTTCAGCCGAACGGAGATGCCCAGACTCAGCAGGTAGACGATGGTTTAATTGGTAAGCTCGTTCATCATTGTTATGTAGTACtataaatagtataaatgTATCTATACTTATTTATATGAATAACATGTAGTGAAATGATTGATAATTCGTGTATAACATTTATAGCTAGCCGTTGAAACTTTATCGTAATATGTTGGTTAGTAGGAAGTAAGATAAGACACCACTTCCTCATGCGTTTGAAAGGAATTACAGATTTTTTCATTCAGTAGCGGTAAATGCATGCTAATGAGTATACGTgaaatgcaaaaatataagaaatatatagTGTGATAGtgttataatttttcgattttctttttgtaCACTTTAAAATGAGTGAGAAACTTGCAGCAAAACACACAAATTCGGTAGCTTTAAAAAAGCACAAGCTATTGTTAAACAGGAGTGAATCGAGAAGTTGTTGCCCATATTCGAGACCGCATAGATTAGccatattttgtataataacatGCTGTATATTTGTACTTTATTGGATCATATTGTCTCCTCTTTTAATCAGTGCTCATCATTCAGGCAAGGCTAAAAATTGGCCCAATGGGTGGTACATTTTGAATTGGATTATCGCATTTTTAATTTGGCTTTTCATTATGTTATGCTTGCTTTTAATTTGGAAATGTTTCGAAATTAAACATCATAATGACGATGTTAAACTGCAATCCTATGGTACAAATGATTCTTTGAATTCGGGGACTTTGATTAATACGAAACTCAATCATTCGCAAAATGTAAAACTGAAAGATACAAAACAAGATGGACCTCCGATCGATTCAATTTCTGATAAAGATAGAATTGCCTGTGATAAATCAAATATAGATATTTCGGATAAATCTTGGCATAACAAAGTTAAAAAGCATAAAGATCTTCCTCCTCTTGTGATTCATCGTCGTAATTCAGGTAATGAGGTCGGACGTATTGGAACTATAAATATGgagaaaaatgttaataaagaTGAAGATATACCCAAGTCAGGAAATGATACTTTAAAAAACCAAAGAGAATCAATGAAAGATTACTTAAAGTTAGTAGCAGTTACGCCGCAAGATGAATTGGACACAAAGAGTCCGAAAGGATCTCTTTCTCCAAGAGAGTTATTTTTTATCGACCTCATAAGAGAAGCTGAGAAAGCTGAACAAAACAGAACAAGTAATCCTCAAGGAACGGAAGGGAACCAATTTTTCCCAAGTGATTTTTCGCTGGCTAGAAAAGATGTTAACGAAGATAAGAGAGAAAAGCAAAAACCAACTGATATTCCAACAAATAAACAGCAAGAAGTAACATATTTTATCGCGGATGTAAAAAGTCcgaaaagggaaaaaaatgAAGTATATTTAGAAATCGAGCCCGATCAAGAGTCAGCCAAAAAGTGGTGTGTGTGTTTGAATAACGAAAAACCAATCCTTGTTTTACAAGCTGATTCCAAGGACGATTCCAAAAATTAAGTTGTTTTATCCGAAATATAATTAGATATTCCGtagtttaataaaatatttaaatcattCATTTTACTACTAGTTATAAATTTCTGCgctatattatatacatagcATAGTACATAATGATAGTAGGATAGTCAAGGAGGCATAAGAAAATACTTCATAGTAATCTTTTTAAAGAGGgcaataaaatgataaatgtaataaattatatgctATGACAATGACTTTCTTCCAGATGATTGTTGCTTACTACCTAATCAGATTATGATACCACAATTACATCAGGGCAATAGCATAACAGCTATAGCTACACCTGTACTATTTTATCAAAACTTTCCTTTGCAGGTAAATAGAGCAGAATATTCCCTCATCGATTCAATAAATGATTTGTAattatctttaattttaatcataGTTAGAATATGGCATAGAACCTGAACAATTGCTATTTGTACCTGAACTCAATCCAGTTGAAGGTTGTATGCATAGTGGTCAGATTGTAGATGGTATTAGGCATTTGTATCTTGGGAAGCAACCACTTCTCGTGAAACAATGTACAAGGTATTAGATATAAGTGCATTGacaaaataatgataaaaaaaatgacgAATAAAGttgttgtaaattaaaattccagGTGTGTTGGAAAAGCACAAATTCAAAATATGACAAGGACAGCTGCAATTAGAGCATGGGATCAAAGGTGGGCTCGAGCTTGTCGTTGCGGTGGCATTTGGCGAATTCATAAAACTTGTCCCTAAATAAGTAATTTACTGAAAGTAATGTactgaaatttatattacaactaattaaaattttgtacatGATAAGACAAATtacattaaacatttttattcaagatatgatatattttattcaatatttttgtaaataatattcttacTTGCGTAGAAAGGGTAATTAGGTAGAATATTTCTTAacttttatcatttatttattatgagcacaacaatttttattttttgcaaCCTTGCATCTAATCATTGATTGATTGAGCACGCGTACacgtaaaaattatttaaatatctttttaataaacaattatGTATAATTAGAGAAACACGTATCGTAACtataatgtaatttattttacagaATCTctcaataatttattaataaacaaataattttttatttatatgtatgtgttaTTATTCAATGTATATGTATGAGTGTGtgaattttcgaattttattatatcattccATAATTGGATTgaagttatataatataacgcataaaaaaaaaagagaaaatttagTTCTTTTCAGTATTCTTAGGAAATATAATGGCCATGGAAAATTTATCTGACATAACATAGTCTTTTACAATCCTTCACATGTTAACTGGTTGTTAATGACTCTCCCCTTTTTTTCCATTCACTCTTTTGAATTCTCCCATGTTTGTTGTTGAAATTGGTGAGCCAAATATAGCTAGATGATCGATTCTTGTTGTTTCACCACCACTTTGATTGtcttttacaaatatttgtatattctgtacattttgaaatttcacatAACGCAAGGAAATTGGATTACCTTCCTCAATATCCTTTGGTGATAATCTGCacaaaaaaatttaatataattagaaCAGATTTACTGGAATGCTATATAATATAAGCAATGTAAAATCAATGAGGTCAATATTACGTTAAATCTTGGACACTTGTATTAGAATCTGCCATGTCAAAATCAATAGTTCTTGGTTGATTAATGAATAGTTTTATGTTTTTTGGTCCCGTATCTTTGGGAGCTTTAATCTTCAAAGAATGCACTTTAACTGCTTGTGAAAATGCAATAGACAGAATCAGCTGTTCATCGCATTCACTTTCTAAATACCCATTATCAGAACTTAAGCATTGTAAAAAGTTGTGATCATCGGATTCATTCAAACATTCACATTGTGCCTTTGTAATGAAACTAGATAGATCCATCTGCAAAAGGTATCCTTTGAGGATTTTTGgagtatttatatttacgtaGTATCATCTCATACTTTCAAGTCCGATAAAGTTGGGTACAAACATCCAgggaaatatacatatataaataagaatttttattaagaGTAAAAACATCTAAATGCAATACAAGTTTTGTTTTGaacatattgtatattaatGACTAATTTAACTTTGGAATATGACATTTACaaaatactaaaaaattataagtaCATGCAATTGATGAAGCAACATAacgtatattatatgtttCAATTAATGGTCTTTTCTTATTAATGAATATGTTATAATAATGTTAATATCCACTGAAAGAAGGTTACCACAACTTTTTTATTGGTACTTATTCCAGAAGTACAAAACTGCAGCAAGAAATATCATTCCAAAAATATGGTAATAAACATTATCACTATTTCGTACATGTCCAGACACTGGACTCTCAGAATCCTCTGAATCTCCACTGCCATAAAATTGTTGTATTTTTGATTCTAATCCAGCCGGATCAGCTCCTTGACATAAACCCAATTTTGTTTGGttacgataaaatataaatgtggGCATTGCACTAACTCCTTGCATTGCAGCAGTCTCTGCACACTTGTCTACATCGACCTTAAGAAACACTGCATTTGGGTATTTAATTGATAATTGCTCAAATATTGGAGCAATTCTCTGGCAAGGGCCGCACCTGTGGAATTATAAGATTAGTAGCAAGAGATAGTATAATATTTTCGTTTGCATTGGTACTAATCATTATATCAATCCCAGAAACACGTAAAATTAAGTATGATTAATTGTagttattatttaaatcattatTTATTGCTATATCAATGACAACagacatataaaaatattaaacataacTTTGTTGgtaatgttataaaataataataatgttctAAATATGTATGAGCGTAAAAGGaacgaaaatttgaaagttatAAGTCGGTGTACATAgcaaatatagaaattaagTTCTTGAAGTTTTAGTAACCTTCCATTTAATATAACCCCAAAAAGCTCACCATGTTGCCGTAAAGTCAACTACGACCAATTTTGCACCTGCACTAGCCATTTCCCCATAAAATTGGCCATCGTCATTGATTACACGTACTGCACCCATTGTATTTTTATAGCGATCTAATCCAACATGAATAAAGGAAAAACGCATGAACTCCTATAGAAATTTTGAATGACTGGCAGTTTAAGCATACAGGACTGAATTTTCGAATACGTTCAATTTTATGGCTAATCCACGTTAAAATATTTCGGGTTCGCGATTGGAGGTTCAAGCAAAGACTGTTTACACATGAAGGCGAAGAATCTGAATAGATTGGAAACGCAGTTATACTGTAATACACATCAAAATGCGGCTTCAGGTTAACGCGCCAACTATGGAGAATTTCTAGTAAGTACGAAAAGGAGGTGTACGACTTTTTGtcaaatttattgaaatttgcAAGAATTTGGTGAGTGaaagtaatatacatattGGAAAATCgtttttaacaatttgtaattatttccAACCTAACTTATACGACTTCTGTCAAAAAAGCATTGTATACCTGTTGACTAcgtaattttcaaattgccATATTTCTAAGCCACGTTGAAAAttctaacgtaatatgtaGGTACAATAATGTTATATCTTTAATTGGTAGATATGAGCGATATATGATAATAGGATTTGTTTCACTTTTATTCATGAAATGAATGTATggaatatatatacagggtgattggtaactggtggtacaagcggaaagggggtgattctacgcgaaaaaagaagtcggaaatatagaataaaaatcttttttcttttttttttttttttgaatttttccatcgagacaacgatctacagtgagatccgttataacgtaccgcacgcgtaccgagcgaaaatccaaagtcgattttctcgaaaacaaagcctcaaacgaaaaatttttattctatattttcgacttcttttttcgcgtagaatcacgctgcttgtaccaccagttaccaaccaccctgtataaacaAGTATATataagtgtgtgtgtgtatatatatgctTAGAAACATTCCTAAGTACTAAAATACCAATAACGTGTGTAATCTTGgagtattaatattttattcgcaGTATTAAATGTTACAATTAATAGTAAACAGTACTTGCTATGCAATgatgaaatatattactaCCTTCTGCAAATTTGGTCCCTAAATAAATTTTGCATCGGGGGCAATAATGtgcggtatttttatatacattagtACAGTATGGTATCATGCACATACTATGGGAATGAAATTTACTCCTGTTTTAAAGGATACTTAATTTAAGAATactaaacatttttatttaatatatacttaCCATATGGGAAGCAAAATTACAGCCATAATGTGTGttatataagtattataatgaTAACTTTTCGTTCTAATGTAACATAAACAATTTGGACAAGTTGTTTCATGCGAATATTTATCGAAATCAGTGTGTTCTGTGAATAAATGATTAAAATGTAACGATTATTATTTAActtgtatatatttttgcaaccGGAGGTATGTATCAagaatagaattattttaatttacttttactCACCTCGCGCTGTACGAGGAAATTTGCATACATTCGTTCGCTTTCTGCAAATATACTTTATGTTACACTTGAATTTAAAACGACGTTTCTGATCTGATTTATAGTTATTTAGTGTATACGTTTCCATAGATTTAGTAAATTCATTGGAAGGATAAATATCttaaaaataacagttttatatatttttaaaaacattcAGATGTACATTTGAAAGTAGAATATGCAACTTGTACACCTAAGAATGTTTCCGCTCAAACAGAGCTATTTAGAAGCATCGTTTAAAATGTACAGTGTAGTTTCATAGAGATTAATAATTTAGTTTTAATCACATTATAGatagtaattaattaaatgccTTTGTACACGTACGTAGAGTTGTTTCGTGTGGAGATTCTTCAACCATAATTAGacgtttttaaatatttgattgcTTCCTGATGCGAAAACTTTGTTACTTTAATTAGTTTCTGAGTTAACactgtaatatattatttgtttgcatcggaaattaattacatctCAAATATCAATCACTTATTAATGACTTATTTCTCTCAAGTATCTAAGTTTTAACCATTCTTCTCTTATATAAATCTTTAGGATCTCTTGTTTAGAAACTCTTACTATAATCCATATAATTACATAATCCACTAGCAACTtctaataatttctttctagACCATTTTCTTGAAATAGTATGCATTAATTACGATCATATCGTATTTTTGAGTAAACAATTGGTGTATGACGATGAAAATGCACTAACGTATATATTCATTTCGCACAGGAATTTTAACCTTCTAACTATTGTCTGTATTCCATGTCGAATTAAATTATCCGAACAATACTTGGTAttaaataacgtattatcagAATTACGAGCAGTAATTTGATAGAGTCGTTCTTTGAATTTCACGAAAAGGATACGTGGAAATTTGGTTGAAAggatcgataaaaatttcacttacGCTCTTTCAATTTCATTCTTCAGCTCGTGACgttttatcaaatttcatcATTTCTATCTCTCATGGTAAGCTAAGTTTTTAGGTGGCTACTTCTGTCCCTATACGTCAGTGTTAGACAGGAAGTCGTGTTATCAATCAGAAGCAGGAAGACGAGATGTCGCAATAGCGCAAAATTCGCATGGGTGCTGTGAATAGGAAAGGAAGCGAGGTTTGAACATAGTCAGGGTGGAAAACGATGAAACGGTACTATTGTCTGAGGAACCCGATTATCAAACCAGGGGGTAATGTGGCTTTCAAAGGAAACTTGATACTTGACCTCGTAATAATCAATGCTCGACTCACCCAGCGGTTTAATTTTACTAACACTCATCGAAATTGGCGGCTCCACGAAGCTTATGGAAATCAATTAGGTGGAGAATCGTCGATGATGGAGTAGATCTGTGTTGGTGAAGTTGGAGTTATTTTCTCGCGGTGTCTTGAAAGAGAAAATCTTGATGCGATTAAAAGGTGAAATTTGATTCGATTAGGGGTTCGCTCTTTGTCTACGTCATTGTTGATCGATTTCAAAATTCTGGATAATATCCAGATTTAATTTTGTACTAGCTAACGTAGCTAACCCAGTTAGTTTTGTTTCATCTGTGAAAGATTTAACGTAATTTGGAAACAGACCTGAATCTCTATGCAGCATTATTTCCTAACTAATTTGCGAAACGTATGTAACGTGCATCCAGTGATTGTCCGGATTAAGAAGTACGTACAAGtaaattataagatataagAAAGTAAAAGCTATATTGGTGTATTGAATAGGTAGCGGGATGTGTCGGCGCAGGGGGCATCTAGCTAAGAGAAAACCATTGTCTGGGGAACGTGAACACTATTTGCTGGTAAAGTAGATTAGGTTGGTATtgatagagagaaagagaaagagaaagggaaaggTAGTGGCGAAAGGGTGAGAGTGAGAGAGCGAAACGAAGATGGAGAGAGAGgacgaacgaaacgaaggaAGATGATGAGAAGAGAGGGATGAGAGAACGGTTGTGTTCTCAGAGAGAGGCCAATATAGACGCTCGAGATGGGATATAGCAATAGAATTTCGTTTACGAGGTATAACCGCGTTAGACGATGCCCTTTGTTGTATCAGTGCGCAATTGCCTTAAGTTCTGATCTTGTCCGATATTGATGTTCGAGAGACCGGTGAAACCTCCGATAGGATACTAAGAGTTCTATTCGCCTTCGGTCGTTTCCTGACTGTGTCCAGTTAGTTACCAACTTCCTCCATTTTTTGATCCTTTTGCAAATTCTCGACAaatcaaatttcatttatctcgGAACGATATTTCGGAGATGCTCGTTGCTTTTATGAAATGGCTTCCCCTCTGAATACTTCGATGGCGAATGGGAAGGACCGCTGCTACAAAGAGTAcgctagaaatttgaaaagcaCGCACAATGTATCTCTCGTTAATTCACGTCTCATAGCGACAAttcaaatacaattttctatgCAAGTCGTCGAGAAAAAGTTGTAATTGTTGAACCGTTATCCGCGAATGACGTTTTCTTATTACATGTTCATAGAATTCAATTTTATGGAAGTGTGTACAGGAATAGCAATTTCACGGTGCATTTCCTGAATAAGTAGAAACGTAGAATCCCGGAAGTCGGAATGTTGTAATTGAAGTACATTCAAAGTAGAGAATATCGTTACGTTACACGTATACATGGACCTCATGGGAACTCACCTAATTCTCTACTCTTAACTTCATATCGCTTTATCTGGCATTTTAGGTTGAACTAGGAACTAGAATGGAAATGCCTGGCAGTCCGATATTCGACCATAATGCTGAATTTAATTAGATGTCATTGCAGtaatttccataaattctCTTCCTTCGTTTCACTTTATCGatgcttcttttctttcttcttcgcgCATACGGACACGAATTTCTTGCAGATTGGGATAAAAACAGCTGTAAGGAAATGCCGCTTAAGCGCGATGATAATCGTTTcatcaaattttcaatttcatataTACCAGTCTTGGTGATGTATAATTTTTCCCTGAATACGCGTTGCATTATCTATATTACTGATCGAAAGAGTTTAGAAATGGCACGAGCGGTGCGCATTACGTTATTCATAATATACGACATCGTATATTTAAATTGTAGGAATATGCTCAATGCAGATGTTCTTGTTCGAAAAGTAGATACCGTATTCGCGCGGAAATTGTTGTAGCCGCGAACGTGAGCATTCTTAAATGTTGCATAGAGCGTTTCGCCTGCAGACACGAAAGCCGATATGGCAGAATAAACAAGGAGAACGAACAACGTTGTTTTATACGCTATTGGCGATTCGTGGTTGAAACGCGCCTCTATGCTGTACAACCGTGTTGTGGGCGTAATTTAATAATGAATACGTATGCGCACGTGAAGTGGTACCTGCTGATATGTAGGTACGTAACATCTGGCGGCCTATGAAATGCACGACTGAGCAGTCTGCAGTTGAACGTTACGACCGGCAAGAGTTATGAGCCTCAACTCAATCTCCGACTACCCCTGCCTCGATATAATTGCGATACTAAAATCCGTACAACTttgaaaatacataaatttcTCTCTCCCTTATCCTCGATTTCAAATGACTCGAAACACCGTATTTAATGATTGCTTTCCTACAAGAAAATAATTGCTACACTTGCGAATTAATTGTTCTCTTTTGTTTTCCGCTATTTGCAAGTTGGAAATTTATTCTGCGAATGAAGATAACTTTGAAACAAACtgggaaatttggaataattttCGGCTAAGAGGTGGACAAAATCTGCAGTTTCTTCTTGCGTCGATGTTGAAAGAAGcgaaagagattaaaaaagTGAAAGCTAGGGTAGGTAGAGAAGCAGCTATTTTTGTACATATTTCTTTCTGATGAAACTGTCGTGTATCTTAAGCATCATTGAAGTTATTCGTATTAATCACCTTGAAGATGAAGAGAGCCACGCgttgaatacaaattttagcTCATTTGGTTTTGGTTTCTTCAATCGATCAAAGATTTattcaaagaagaaaaacttTTTCTGCAGTTTCAAAAAGTTCAATGTTCGCACGTcgacatatttttaaatctcAGTCCCGTATTCAATGACTAATTAAACAGTCAAATGAACGAACAGGTGAATGACTCCACTTATCCGGGAGAAAGGTAAATTTAGTAGGTAGTAAATTTggcgtatatacatatatcaatgGGCGGACTTTTGCCATTTGCcgaatgaaaaagaagtttccGTGAGCGATAGCGTTCGTATAAAAATCTCTGCGTTCGCAATGCTGTCGACTTTTCATAAAGACTTCCGCGCTTCGACTATTTTCTCCTCCTCATGAAACGAATTTCACGTTTCCTCGGGTGAATTCTTTTGTGTTGTATTCTAAACTGATatacatttcatcgaaataCAATCCACCTGCGTATAATTAGGCACTCCTGATGTCGTTGCGGTAcggtaaaattaaattttgaatatcGATGCGAATTTCGTGAAACAATAGagttttaaattattatttcgcttgtattttgattatatatttcatgcttcataaatataaaataattttaatgttgATAATACGACgtataattaacaataatgTAATTGAATAATAGAGTAGTccggttttttttttctcataaatattattcaaaattacatcacgaaaattgtaattataagcTAATTAGAGTAATTTACTTCTTTATTTAGGTTCATAATATTCTATTAGTTTTTATTGTTGTACAGTTGTATCATAGTTGAAGATTCTAATTTTGTATTTGCAAttgaattgaaatattaatgtCTGTATGCTCAATTCAATGGGAAATCGttattagaatattaaattaataatgacATTAGCGCTGGCATAAATATTAATGGAGCATAATAATATACTGTATAATCTCAAAAATTGATTAGGAGATGAACACGTTCTAGAATTTACATGAAACTATTCGTTTTATTACCAAATGAGTATTAAtggattttataaatttcgcAATGGAACCTTTCATCTTGTTGCTGTAAATGTAGGACATATGATCAAATATCAACTATTTTTAGTATTTAGAACGTCATTTGCAATAGCACTGAGGGTATTATCGATTATCAATCATCCAATTATTGGCAATTTTCATAGAACACATCAATGATTACTGGAACGATGATATGACTTGATGATCGCAGTCAGGGGTTAACTATCCAGGAAAGTGTGAGATGTATCGATGGGTTGGAAGAACGAGCTCCCTTTCTCGTAGCACGCAATCCTTTATTACTCGCTGGATTAATTGATATTGATGTGACATTCCTTTCAAGATAACTGATCGATATTAATGTGCCGCACCTTACCGAGGAAGTGGCGATTAAGGTAGCAAGATACCTAATTTGAAATCATTCAGACACGTTTAAATTCTTATGAAAGGGTaaacatttaataattttctaaagcTTGTGCGATAAATAACaaggaaaatattataaatctaCGATACCTACCGTAGTCGCGAGAtgtgttatttttttttctgtaaagaaagtaaaatttctGAGTGTATTATTTGACAAACGTACTACGTTGGAGCAAATACCGTAACATCGACGATAAACGCATACTTATACATTGTGAAATGGCGTTCTTCTTGAACGTGATCCATATTTTAACCGCCTATACACTTGCACGACTTATTCGAGGAACAGAGGACCGCGATGAGccggaaaaaaagaaattctagACGTTTGCACAGATGATAAATCTACGGCACGTACAAGCGTGTCGGGTCCTAACAGCAAAATCGTAAAAGATATCATGCACCGCGCTATGTGTGGAGCTACGAAATTAAAGTTGACTTAAGGAAGAGCGATGCGCTCGGTGGGTTAAAGAGGTTCGCAGCTTCCGCAAATTAGTTTACGTCCGACGGTTGAACGAATAGGGATTAAAGCTAAATGTATTATTAGGGAAAACTGTGAAAAT
Coding sequences within it:
- the LOC126873067 gene encoding uncharacterized protein LOC126873067, producing MSEKLAAKHTNSVALKKHKLLLNRSESRSCCPYSRPHRLAIFCIITCCIFVLYWIILSPLLISAHHSGKAKNWPNGWYILNWIIAFLIWLFIMLCLLLIWKCFEIKHHNDDVKLQSYGTNDSLNSGTLINTKLNHSQNVKLKDTKQDGPPIDSISDKDRIACDKSNIDISDKSWHNKVKKHKDLPPLVIHRRNSGNEVGRIGTINMEKNVNKDEDIPKSGNDTLKNQRESMKDYLKLVAVTPQDELDTKSPKGSLSPRELFFIDLIREAEKAEQNRTSNPQGTEGNQFFPSDFSLARKDVNEDKREKQKPTDIPTNKQQEVTYFIADVKSPKREKNEVYLEIEPDQESAKKWCVCLNNEKPILVLQADSKDDSKN
- the LOC126873069 gene encoding thioredoxin-like protein 1; the protein is MRFSFIHVGLDRYKNTMGAVRVINDDGQFYGEMASAGAKLVVVDFTATWCGPCQRIAPIFEQLSIKYPNAVFLKVDVDKCAETAAMQGVSAMPTFIFYRNQTKLGLCQGADPAGLESKIQQFYGSGDSEDSESPVSGHMDLSSFITKAQCECLNESDDHNFLQCLSSDNGYLESECDEQLILSIAFSQAVKVHSLKIKAPKDTGPKNIKLFINQPRTIDFDMADSNTSVQDLTLSPKDIEEGNPISLRYVKFQNVQNIQIFVKDNQSGGETTRIDHLAIFGSPISTTNMGEFKRVNGKKGESH